The DNA sequence gaagccgaagatcgagatgtggcattacttgctaatttccaagttaggccgatacttgttgatcgggtgcttgaagcccaagtaACTGATCAGGAGACttaagaacttattcaagctcgagagcaaggaaggaggcgagacctcagagttcgggattcggatggcatgttgatgctagaaggtagaatgttcgtgcctaagagtgtggagttgaagaaagaaattctcgatgaagcacatatctcggcttatgccatgcacccaggagctactaaaatgtatcataccatacgaccattttactattggccgggtatgaagagggagatagccgagtatgtgagcaggtgtgctgtttgtcagcaagttaaagcagagaggaagaagccgtttgggttgttgcagccgcttcccgttccagagtggaaatgggaaaatatcaccatggattttgtgtacaagctcccgcgtaatcataatggctttgacggcatttgggtgatcgtcgatcgactcactaagtcggctcattttattccggtgagggagaagtattctctgagccgtttagcggagttgttcatttcgaaggttgtgaagtaccacggtgtcccagtgagtattgtttcggatcgagatccacgattcacatcgaagttttgggtagctttccaggaagctttaggcacgagattactttatagtacggcatatcatccacagaccgacgggcagtcagagagaactattcagactttggaggatatgctgcgagcttcggtgttgcagtttggtgacgcttggcaccaacggttggatttgatggaatttgcttacaacaacagttttcattcgagcattggcatggcgccatttgaggccttgtatggcagagcttgtcgcactccgttgtgttggtcagaggttggcgagagagttttagtgggtccagagattgtcgaggagactactcagaatgttcaggtgattaagtctaacctgaaagcagctcaggacaggcagaagagtctagcggatcggcgtgctacggacagaacatatgaggtcggagattgggtatttctgaagctttcaccgtggagaggtgttgtgcggttcggaaagaaggggaagttgagccccaggtacatcggaccatacatggtcaccgaacgagttggtgaggtagcttacaggttggagttgcctccggagttggctagagtgcataatgtttttcacgtgtctatgctccgacactatgttgctgatccatctcatgtgatacctcctcaaccgcttgagattaatccagatttgacgtacgatgaggaaccggtgacgatcattgattggaaagagaaggttttgaggaataagacagtgaatttagtgaaggttttgtggaggaaccattcagccgaagaagctacgtgggagacagagaatcggatgagggatttgtatcctcggttgttctttgaccactaggggttgttatttggttgtttgaatttcgggacgaaattctattaaggtaggaaggttgtgacatcccgttcCGGAATTATCGAAAACGCGCGTGTGAAATTACTttattgcccctagttcgtttttgtcacgttgtgggttgtttggtgtgttgtggcatgtgtttggaacctcacacactcccacacacacacagacactgccttctctctctccctctgtcttctctctctttcccgaGCCCtctatccttcttcttcttcctaaaaacgtacggaccaacacacatacccctcaaaccgtgacagatcgaggaaactaaggacaccattcaactcgtgaggtcgaggcgagcacaaccataccattttcaggtaggaacctcaacgttttcacgtcgaattcaCAAGCCCCGAtttatgtactgttcatgcaaaatttatacgttgagtttttgggatttctaagctcataggtagcttggtggtgtcccaaggagcctcggagtgcttcgttggacgaaattggacgtcgggatcgtcctactcgaagttggccggttttggttgtttgcacaggtaagatttcgtaacttttagcctttaaaagtggtccaacgtgattctactagtttagggctttcttttggtccaagaatcatagaaaatggttgagaaacgaaggagattagtaagtttaaagtttttcccagtttccggcgaccggagtccggcgagggtaggccggagaagaaaggggaatattccgtcaagtttgacggaatattcctaacggcagtgacggtatccggttagatttgacggaatattccgtcagtttaacggaatattcctgacggcgtctgttgacaccgtcagtgtgcctggcacgtggccgcgcgtggggggcgcgtaggtccgtgtctgtgctggcgcgtgggggcgcgtgcggggtccaaaaatttttctaaaaatatggttgtgatcctgaggttgtgtagagcacgttggtatattcatttgtccattttgagcaacgtatgagaagttattacgagaaacgggttatgtgctttaaagttaacgtttttatagttgtttcgcatttaggtgacacgtacccagaggacgagcgtgcacacgcgaggcaagggggctacgacccttctacataccagtgagtgggcttttgttttccgtatatacctatatacatttatattcccagaaattgatttaaaaagggttatttgccttatgccatgcatgttattattatcttttatgcatcatcacatttattagtagtggcatgcatatacacatttatatgtgggtgctgtggaggcataggtaagtgccaggtaagcgttaattaacgattgcattaattagtggttagagatgtttagagagctcataacctgcacccccggtgttagtgctcccgcccagagtagggcacagtccttcacgtgttgttcacctcccgcaccatacgctcagcttggatccaagctaggtgcataggcctgtcgtacagaccacaataggtggttccgactcgtaggtgacccgcgattattcgcacagccttcacgtgatcgtagcactagagcgtatatatatgttacacccaggcttgtcgtacagaccactttaggtggttccgactcgtgggcaggtttagatattgagattgagatttgagctctagatgcagccgtacaggtcacgttaggtgactccggctgccagattacatgatattgatatggttatacctgggcacttgcatatcactttGAGATTGTGGCATGGCATACCTTGAGCATGATTAGTATACCtttgagcatgttttgcatgtttacacatacgtatatatgtttattttctgggaagtatacaggttttacggcgagaggttagaaagtattttgtaaatggttttagaaagaattgtttttgcccactcacgcttttgttttgcgcccctccaggttctagttgcttagccgttgcggtggtttccttgtgagcttttcggcgttctgacagacactccacttCGTatggtcgccttcgggcgtactattgttgtcgttttattggactgctatagacctgctctgaatttgtatctcactaACTAACACTCAttttagtacttgtatgctagtttttaatttattcgtacttttatattactacttattagcttccgcacgtgcacatggctacgtcacctttgtgtgacggccagcacgctccgatctcggtcggggtgtgtcatagtTGGGTTGtaaactctaaaaattaatttttgagTAAAAATCCGACTACGCGTTTAATAagtgggttgggttgggtttaaGTATTATTAATGATAGTATCCGACCTACCTGAATATCAACAATTTTTAAACATACAATAGATAGACATATACATAAAATTTAATAGTTATTAAATACActtgtttatttatactttagttaaataatgaaattcaaatattaacAAATAGAGACTCAACAACACTAAATTAACATTATTTAAGTCTAATATGACATGCATTTTGGATTACTTGTCATTCACGGTCActttaaaaacaagaaaaaaaaagtaaataatctCAATGTGGGAAACCTACTTTTGAATAGTTTAAGTTGATTGGtttgtccatttttttttaaatggagatGGGTTTCAATAATGTCAATCCGAGCCAACCGAGCCTATTGGTTGGCCAACGGATTAAAATCAACCCGACCGACACACCTAATGCCCATCCCTACATAAAATAgtctttcacaacttctttttttttttttttttccatctcaATTAATGTTAATTTCTGCAAAAATTTTCTCaatttaaaaaatcattaatcaGCAAGTGCtcatttaccacagtggtgaaaATGTGTTGAGCACTTGCATGACGACATGAGTTTAAACCTCGTTGgtagctaatctaacatctaatccaacaaaatctatcatttgaaacaaatatatatatatatatatcattaatcatttttatttatcaacactttattgctaTATTGCGAACATTGTATCAAAATTATTTTATCCCAATTGGAAAACAAAATACTTTTCGATTTGAGAAttcttgtatatataatatgaaagaGGGCACCCAAATAAGTGATTGGTGTACTAATGCTCGAGtgccaaataattttgcaaTATAAGCAATATTGATCGAGGGCATTGTTAAACCTTACTTGAGTTACAAATTTGcggttgtttttttctttttttcttttttttttgagaaaacatACAATTTGGGAATAGTGTATAGTGGGTCTCGATAAAAATCTTGTCAGGGATTTCAACTcagttgaagaaaaaagaacGTGCCGCACAAGCAACTTAGAAGTCAACTGTTCCCAATAAGTacaatcaaaattttttttttatcacaaagtTAACTTTCATTATGATAAAAACTAGTACAAGGCCCAAAAAGGACCAGAAAAACAACTACAGGGAAAGTCAAAGCCACAAGCAAAATGAGAACAACAACCCAAGATACAACAAGAGGCTCACACAAGCTTATGCTCGAAGGCAGCATAAAATAGACAATAAAAAACTCTAATCTCTAGCATCAAAGACAATATTACCTCTACTGTCACATCCTCGGAAGAAGCCAAACTCCAAACCAAGAAAGTAGATAACATATCCAAATCCCCTTCACGAACCcctacaaatatatacaaacaaaatatCATACGGGTAAAGAGTGAGGCTAAGGGGTATGTAAAATACCTAACACTTGGCCTCGAAGGGGATCCGACATGGGCATGTGGTGAGGGGAGGGGAAGTGAAAAAAGGTAGTAGATTTGGTATCCTAATCGGAGCCCACATATCTGAGTACATAGTGGGATATGGATGTAGTATCACAACTAAGGAGGAGGGAagacaaaaaattaaaagacataaaGCAATAAAAGTAGGCAAAAGATGTTGGATAAGGGGCATGAAGCCCACATTTGAGACAAGCTTAGGGGATAGTTGAGACCCAACTTAGGGAAAACTGAGATAAACTCAGGGAGAACCgggaataaaatacaataaggAGATTGGAAAGAGGAGATCAAGAGATGGATGTAAGGAGGGGGATAAAGCAAAGGAAGTGAGAgggaaggaaaaagaagaaaaaggcaaATGAGGGAAGGAGATGGAAGAGAATACTGGAAAGAGGAGGAAGTAGCAGGTTGCCGACTACCTTGAGCAAGAGCAAAGGGTGGTGGCTGAAAGTTGAAGTCAGAGAAGAGGCTATGGGTTTgggtttctagagagagaaataaggagagagagagagagagaagtacaATCAATTTAAATCAAACTATTTGGCTTTGTCTTCCTGCAAGGTATCTGTGGTAGTGCCTGGTGGTTCCTTCAACCGAGCTTATTTGCGAATTAAACTCTGCACAAACATAGGCTTATTTGtaagtttttaaaatgactgaaaatgtttttgatgaaaatattttcaaatcaatttttaataaaaatctaaGTGAATtctgaaaaatatttgaagtgcttactgtaaaaaaaaaacacataccaCATATCTGATGTTTTTTTTTCgttcaaaaaacacttaaagtaaGCTAAAATTAATTTCACTAAAAGTATTTACagttaatttaaaagcatttttaaatattcaaaaaacaACTATTGAGATAGGCAAAATAGGTCAAGGCTAGGTTGAGTGCACGTAAGTGGATAATATTAATATCCTAGCAATAACATTAATATCCTAGCAAATAGATAGAGCATAGAAAATCCGATGTCTTTGACAATTGACACCCAAAAAGTGGTGCAAGTGGAGCATCAATGCCTcattctgttttattttatttgttggtAACCACTTTGTCTTGTACTGGTCAAGGCATTTTTTTTCCGACAAATTTGTAGCTTTgtttatctttgttttggttGGGAACTAAATTAGTGGTTAAATCATACACCCAATGACCAAATCACAATTAATTACTACCGTATTTGGAAacgaatttttaaaatttagaatgTTTACCGTAGCTAATGATGTGGTGCAACCACAGCCTTAGATTATATGCATTTAATTATCCTCTAAATACTTCAAACTGAAACAGATTAgccttttaattttaattatttactaGCCATTTATCTACCAATTAGCATGAACCTTGCTTGGCTCATTGTCAATGAGTATATTGGAAGGAGTTGAAGAGCTCATTTGGGACTACCTCTATAAACAACAATTATGTTCAAATTTGCTTTCAAGAAGTGTTGTTATTAAAAATCCAAGTGACTCCCAATGACCCAGGTGCTTAAAAAAAAGTGCTTTCACGACGCAAAAATTTCTTTAGTTGTTTCACTAAACGCAATCAGAAGTGCTTTTGGTTACTAAAAAACACTTCGTCATATCATAAACAATTTTAGATAGTTCGAGTAGCCTTTGTTTAAGTAAAGTAGTTGTTATCTTCATTTGATCAGAGGGAGTCTTAGGTTTCTACCGTAATTTGAGTGAATGTGATACTTATTTATAAGAATTAGGTCATCTGAGTTTGATACCTATAACACTACTACGCAAGTGTGAGTTCAATATATGTGCGATTCATACCTTAGAACCCACTACTTTATAAGTATCACCTACAAAATTTTCGATCCATTGTAAAAGTGTGATTCCTACACGAGCTCGGTATATTAGCATAACACTCACGTTTTTAGTCCTACTATAAAAATCGCTTGACTCATATGTATGCATAGATGACATATATTTGCGATGAGTTCAAGTCCCCTGGTcaaaagtaaagtgaataggaagaaatttttcattgtgactgGAACACAAAGtgtacaccatgtgtttttatataagtaggggaaattttattttttaagtttttaagtttttaacacacatatcccataATTTGTacaatgacacgtgatgtatcccTACGTGAACCggttacattgaaaaatttatcGCAAATAGGGGTCAATGTGTAAATTTGTAGGCAACAAAGGGCGAGAAAAGCCGCGTAAAATCGAGTAGTTGAAGTTGAACGATACAAAGTGTGTCCAGCGCGGATATTTTTATTcctatttattattttacaaCGCCTTTAAAATCTCTCATTGGATTTGGAggggtctctctctctctctctataatttCATCATCGTCGTCTTCTCCACTACGCTGCATCCGCTCCCTGCAAAAAGCGCTCGCCATTCGCCATCCGCTTGCCATCACACTCCTTCTGTACGGAAAAGGACCCATTTGCCCTCCTCACccatttcgttttcaaaatcttttctgttttattctaccctttttaattttcgagaTTTTGGAGCTTCACTCAGTCAGCCTTAAAGCTTCAAAGGGTACGCTTTTCTGACTCTGGAGAATTTTTATTGACTTCATTTCGTAATCTATGCTGCCAGATCTCCATTAATTTGTTCTTGCATGTGGGTGCTTTGAAGGTTGGATCAGAGAAAAAATCTTAAGAAAAAATgagtaatatttttttaaaatttagctGTTTATGTTCTAAAAGTTTTAGATCGGTTTCTGAGAAAGCTGGAAAAGAGATttgggattttgggttttctgtcGATTTGTTGATAAAGTTGCCCAATTCTGTAACTTTACTGTTTTCCCTTATCTGGGTCAATGAATCTCCGTACTTTTACACACATAATTTAAagtccttttctttcttctactttctcgggaaacaaacagagCTCGTTTGATCctgaattttgttttgttaaattgtTCATTGCAGGTGGAAGGTTGAGAGGGGGTGATCTTGGTAAAAAGAGAAGAATCAGATCTAGAAGGAGATAGAATTATGTCTTTCATTGGCACCCAGCAGAAATGCAAGGCTTGTGAAAAGACAGTTTACCCAGTGGAGGAGCTATCTGCTGATGGGATTTCCTACCACAAGTCTTGCTTCAAATGCACCCACTGCAAAGGGACTTTGAAGGTACTCAACCAACCATCAATTCGGCCTCGTTTCATGCTTTCTTGGCGATTTTCGATCCATTTTGTGTGGAAGTGGAACTTAGAtgcatcattttcatttgattcaaAGCAAATTATAAAGATTATCGTTTTATCGATACTTCTGACCAAATTATTTAGTATCATGGCAATGGGTGTAATGACATAAATATTGGTTAATAATCGAAAATCTTGCGTAGGAACACACATTTTACTTGCAACCTTATTCGAATATCAAATTTTGAAGATTGTTAATAGTTAATACAATACAATGGGAaaagaaatatttaaatttgtGTCCCAAACCCTTGCATATGAATGTACATTTGAATTTATTGACATATGAACGTATATGTTTGAAAGAGGACTCGAATAGTGAGATTTGTTTGTGCCATTGATCTGAATTCTGTTCAATTTAAGATATGTAACATATGGATTTGTTTATGGAAGTTTCTTCTTGTTTCTAAtgttttgtaatattttgtCTTTAAAGCTGAGCAATTATTCCTCAATGGAAGGTGTTCTGTACTGTAAGCCTCACTTTGAGCAACTTTTCAAGGAGACTGGCAATTTCAACAAGAACTTTCAGTCACGTAtgtctttctctttttcctGATGAAACCGTCTTTGATGTCTCTGCATGGTTTGTTGTTTACTGTTTTAATcttctataaatttaatttgcAACAGCTGCAAAGTCAGCTGAGAAGTTAACTCCAGAGCTGGTAAACTTCTCTACATCGCTGTTATAAACTCTGTTTGTTAGTAACAGAATATTCTTATACTATCAGATGGCGGCAACACTGATTCTCAAATGTTTGTGTTTGGTTCAGACTAGGTCACCTAGCAAAGCTGCTAGCATGTTTTCTGGAACACAAGACAAATGTGCTACTTGTGGTAAAACCGCTTATCCACTGGAGAAGGTAGGATCCCAAGATATGTCTTTTGTTGATAATTTTTCTTTCGACTATTCTATTTTTGCTTTCCCGTTTTTGTCCCAAACAAAAATGAATTGGTTGGAACCCTCTTCAATAATTATTGGAAGAAAATGAACTTTTTTCTTATATAACtcacaaaaatatgaaaaaaaacccCATGAAACTAATTTGAGTGTATTGAACCAAAATTTTGCAGGTGACTGTGGAGAGCCAGGCCTATCACAAGTCGTGTTTCAAGTGTTCTCACGGCGGCTGTCCTATTACTCCCTCAAACTACGCAGCTTTGGAGGGCATTCTATACTGCAAGCACCATTTCTCCCAGCTTTTCAAGGAGAAGGGGAGCTACAACCATCTTATTAAGTCTGCATCAATTAAGCGCACAGCAGCAGCGGCGGcggcagcaacagcagcagtaGCCTCCATTCCAGAAGCATAAATTCTGTGTTTAAATGTTCAATTACGTGGCTTTCGTTTGTTTAAGAGTGATGTATTCCTCTTCAACCTCATGCTTTTCCATGGCGGAGTGAGCAGACTTGGTACTTCTCTATTTTATTTGGCTCATCAATCTTGGGCACATTGTTGTGTTTTGCTTCCTGTATGTGATTCTTGGTCCGGCGGTTGTAAAAAGACCTTCAGGGCTTTGTTTGCAGTGAGTTCATGTTGTCACCATTTTTCTCGGCATTTGGCAAATACATGAAAGAGTCTATTATCTTCGTTTCATTTTCCTGCTTCCCTCACACACGAAATTTTTTCAGTGTGACGGTCATGTGGTGTTACAATTCCACCATATCTAATGTATAAGTAGATTGCACATTTTTATTATAACATGGGGAATGATAATACCATATGATGGCTGTGCGTACGGTAAGAGTCAAGAATTTTTCTGCGCGCTCTTACCATCTGCGCTCACCCCGTTCCTTCATCTGCTGAAAAATATTGTAATGGGCTTTTCTTGCCCCGTTCCTTAACTTGTCTTATGTTCCTTCACGTACCATTCAGACGGAGGGCTCGTTTGGAAATGTATTTATAAAAAACACAAGCTCAGAAGCAGTTGAAATACATCAAAAACACAACCTTCGAAATATTAGACATTCCGGCAGATATTTCATCCTCGCCTCCTCAGAACTGGTAGGAAAATAGGCAGTTATACAACGTAGAGTCTGAGATGCAAAGTACCAAATTGTGAAACTCTgaatggttttgtttttcattgatTCAATAGAAGAAATGTTAATAACAGACTTAATCTGTGGAGACCAATTCTACAACCCTTttgctgaaagaaaaaaaaaatgatgaaatgataCTGATTTTCCTCCGTAATACTAGTCACTTATTAAGTTTCCTACTTTTCTCGACTTATCCTGCATTGTTTGCTGATACAAATGGAAGCCATGCACGTACTCAGGCTTCCAGgggtaaaataaaatttggagaGGCAAGATCCCGGCACCAACTGCTCGCATGTACCCCCCAACTATGCCTCCAGGACGGCCACTGCTGTTCTCGCAGTACAAAATACAAAACGTAGGACATTTCACTTGATGCTTTCCCGGAACTATGATTTACTTCGTTTCTTGGCTTCGCTGTATAGGATCACTCCAAAGACTGTAAGAGTGTAACCCATCATTCCAGTCACGGAAACTGGAtttctaaaaattaatatcGAGACCACCACAGCTACAGCTCCTTTAGCATTCCCTAGAACCTGGATAACCAAACGTTCCGTTAGTTACTTGCTACAGCTCCTTTCACATTAAAGGAAACAACGATGTAATTTAGAAAAATACGGTAAACACCAGATTTTATCatgatcattttgttttttcaacacGTCAAACAAAAACACTAGCCAACATAGCCAAGCGAACATATGAATGGACATCCTCTTGTCCTACTAGTGCCTTCAATCTAACGCATCCGGTCCTAGATTATAAATTCTGCCATGGTATAATGTTCACAGCCCCATATAACTGGCTATTTTCCAGCAGGTGCCATCCTTCAACACGCACCAATAAACCATTATTTCTCAACCCCATAAACATAACTAGTCCCTATAAGATTAAGATGACTCATCCTATACGCAACAAAATCCAATTAGTTTCACCAACTTAAACCCTGAAGACAGAACTCCCTGCAACTTCAGTACTGCCCAAACTGTAACTGTTATTCATGAAATCTTCTAAATGCTAGAGCATAACAAGTGTTAACAGCATTTAAAATACATTTTgattaacaattaaaaagatGCTACATCAAGAAGGGAGACAAACCTGAAGAGTTAGAGCACTGGTGTGCTTTGTGACCAAAAAGTTGGTCAGATTTACAAAATATGCCAATGTCGAATTGAATAGTAGGTACCATATGATCTTGACATCATCTCTTGCAAGAGCTAGTGTTATACCGACAACATTTTCTTCCATGATAAGTGTTGCGGGAAGTAAGAAAACAACAGCTATTGGAGCCATATACAGAAGGAGGTTCATAGAATTCAGCTTCTCCCTGGAATATAAAGACAAGTCATTCAGTACCCATTCAACCATAAGAGAATGATAGAGCAAACACCTAAGGATTCCTTACCCTTCAGAAGAAAGCAAAATCCCTTGTAGCACTGATTTAAGCGCCCTGGCAGCGGTTGCTGCTATGCA is a window from the Pyrus communis chromosome 16, drPyrComm1.1, whole genome shotgun sequence genome containing:
- the LOC137720788 gene encoding LIM domain-containing protein WLIM2b, which encodes MSFIGTQQKCKACEKTVYPVEELSADGISYHKSCFKCTHCKGTLKLSNYSSMEGVLYCKPHFEQLFKETGNFNKNFQSPAKSAEKLTPELTRSPSKAASMFSGTQDKCATCGKTAYPLEKVTVESQAYHKSCFKCSHGGCPITPSNYAALEGILYCKHHFSQLFKEKGSYNHLIKSASIKRTAAAAAAATAAVASIPEA